The proteins below come from a single Rhizobium sp. BT04 genomic window:
- a CDS encoding cytochrome b N-terminal domain-containing protein, protein MSGHSSYEPSTGLEKWVDARLPLPRMVYDSFIAYPVPRNLNYAYTFGAMLAVMLIVQILTGVTLAMHYAADTTIAFNSVEKIMRDVNHGWLLRYMHANGASFFFVAVYLHIARGLYYGSYKAPREILWILGVVIYLLMMATGFMGYVLPWGQMSFWGATVITGFFSAFPLVGEWIQQFLLGGFAVDQPTLNRFFSLHYLLPFMIAGVVVLHIWALHVTGQTNPTGVEVKTKTDTVRFTPYATMKDALGVSIFLLVYAYFVFYLPNFLGHADNYIPADPLKTPAHIVPEWYFLPFYAMLRSITFNIGPIDSKLGGVLVMFGAIIVLFFLPWLDTSKVRSAVYRPWYKLFYWLFVINAIILGWLGSQPAEGLFTTISQICTLLYFAFFLVAMPVLGLVETPRRIPNSITEAVLEKRNKTAAASAAANA, encoded by the coding sequence ATGAGTGGCCATTCCAGCTACGAGCCGTCAACCGGCCTTGAGAAATGGGTCGATGCGCGCCTGCCTTTGCCGCGCATGGTCTATGACAGCTTTATTGCTTATCCGGTTCCGCGGAACCTGAACTATGCCTACACCTTCGGCGCCATGCTTGCCGTCATGCTAATAGTGCAGATCCTGACGGGCGTGACGCTCGCCATGCATTATGCCGCCGACACGACGATCGCCTTCAACTCCGTTGAAAAGATCATGCGCGACGTCAACCACGGCTGGCTGCTGCGCTACATGCATGCCAACGGTGCCTCCTTCTTCTTCGTCGCGGTCTACCTGCACATCGCCCGCGGCCTCTATTACGGCTCGTACAAGGCGCCGCGCGAAATCCTTTGGATCCTCGGCGTCGTCATTTACCTGCTGATGATGGCGACCGGCTTCATGGGTTACGTTCTGCCCTGGGGACAGATGTCCTTCTGGGGTGCCACCGTCATCACCGGCTTCTTCTCGGCCTTCCCGCTGGTCGGCGAATGGATCCAGCAGTTCCTGCTCGGCGGCTTTGCCGTCGACCAGCCTACGCTGAACCGCTTCTTCTCGCTGCACTACCTGCTGCCCTTCATGATCGCCGGCGTCGTCGTCCTGCACATCTGGGCGCTGCACGTCACCGGCCAGACCAACCCGACGGGCGTCGAGGTCAAGACAAAGACCGATACGGTGCGCTTCACGCCCTATGCGACGATGAAGGATGCGCTCGGCGTTTCCATCTTCCTGCTGGTCTATGCCTATTTCGTCTTCTACCTGCCGAACTTCCTCGGCCATGCCGACAACTACATCCCGGCCGACCCGTTGAAGACGCCGGCCCACATCGTTCCGGAATGGTACTTCCTGCCCTTCTACGCGATGCTGCGCTCGATCACCTTCAACATCGGCCCGATCGACTCCAAGCTCGGCGGCGTGCTGGTGATGTTCGGCGCGATCATCGTGCTGTTTTTCCTGCCCTGGCTCGACACCTCGAAGGTCCGTTCGGCCGTCTACCGTCCCTGGTACAAGCTGTTCTACTGGCTGTTCGTGATCAATGCGATCATCCTTGGCTGGCTCGGTTCTCAACCGGCGGAAGGCCTGTTCACGACGATTTCGCAGATCTGCACGCTTCTCTACTTCGCTTTCTTCCTGGTTGCGATGCCGGTTCTCGGCCTGGTGGAAACACCGCGCCGTATCCCGAACTCGATCACCGAAGCGGTGCTCGAAAAGCGCAACAAGACAGCTGCCGCCAGTGCAGCGGCCAATGCGTAA
- the petA gene encoding ubiquinol-cytochrome c reductase iron-sulfur subunit, translating to MSEHVTTSEASTEPTRRDFLYLTTGMAGAVGAVSVAWPFIDQMRPDASTLALASIEVDVASLEPGMSLTVKWRGKPIFIRNRTPEEVKAAADVPLADLKDPVARNANLPPEAQATGVDRSGGKDKENWIVMIGTCTHLGCVPLGQAGEYNGWFCPCHGSVYDTAGRIRKGPAPQNLAIPTFSFISDTKIKIG from the coding sequence GTGAGCGAACACGTAACGACAAGCGAGGCTTCGACAGAGCCTACTCGCCGTGATTTCCTTTATCTCACCACTGGTATGGCGGGCGCTGTCGGCGCCGTTTCGGTTGCCTGGCCGTTCATCGACCAGATGCGCCCGGATGCATCGACGCTGGCACTCGCCTCTATCGAAGTCGATGTTGCGAGCCTCGAGCCCGGCATGTCGCTGACGGTCAAGTGGCGCGGTAAGCCGATTTTCATCCGCAACCGCACGCCTGAGGAAGTGAAGGCCGCCGCCGATGTTCCGCTGGCAGATCTCAAGGATCCGGTCGCCCGCAATGCCAACCTTCCGCCTGAAGCTCAGGCAACCGGTGTCGACCGTTCCGGCGGCAAGGACAAGGAAAACTGGATCGTCATGATCGGCACCTGCACCCATCTCGGCTGCGTGCCGCTCGGCCAGGCCGGCGAATACAATGGTTGGTTCTGTCCCTGCCATGGCTCGGTCTACGATACGGCCGGCCGCATCCGTAAGGGTCCTGCGCCGCAGAATCTGGCGATTCCGACCTTTTCATTTATATCCGATACCAAGATCAAGATCGGTTGA
- a CDS encoding endonuclease/exonuclease/phosphatase family protein, which translates to MRDTIFCVFSVLTTLVLAIVSLRYVKDFYLLSFFYSFQVHLAVAAAAASIAALLVKRHWYALLTLGVSVVLVVHGVVMMREFVEPAVEENRPALFKLMSFNIENDNFANGADIADMAIASGADVVNILEAEPVLSELPRLLKTYPYYVGCGVGMQECDTLVLSKRPLIEPRIRNLGLLWRNRLTIATVDFDGQKVNFLAAHLTKPYYDEFHGLEIEDLAEIIPTLPGPLVLAGDFNTSILAPDVQYLMRSRGLSTVSLEPATWPIAAGAFGIPIDHVFSKAPLRLKSVRRIKESFGSNHFGLMAEFVVDP; encoded by the coding sequence ATGAGAGACACGATTTTTTGCGTATTCAGCGTTCTCACCACCCTCGTTCTCGCCATCGTCTCGCTGCGCTACGTCAAAGATTTCTATCTGCTTTCCTTCTTTTACAGCTTCCAGGTCCATCTGGCAGTGGCCGCAGCGGCGGCGTCTATCGCAGCCCTTCTCGTCAAGCGGCACTGGTATGCGCTGCTGACGCTCGGCGTATCCGTGGTCCTTGTCGTCCACGGCGTCGTGATGATGCGCGAGTTCGTCGAACCCGCTGTCGAAGAGAACCGCCCGGCCCTCTTCAAGCTGATGTCTTTCAATATCGAGAATGATAATTTCGCCAACGGCGCTGATATCGCCGACATGGCCATCGCCTCCGGTGCCGATGTCGTCAACATCCTGGAAGCCGAACCGGTTTTGTCGGAACTGCCACGGCTGTTGAAGACCTATCCCTATTACGTCGGCTGCGGTGTCGGCATGCAGGAATGCGATACGCTGGTGCTGTCGAAGCGCCCGCTCATCGAACCGCGCATCCGCAATCTCGGGCTGCTCTGGCGCAACCGGCTGACGATCGCGACGGTCGATTTCGACGGTCAGAAGGTCAATTTCCTCGCGGCGCACCTGACCAAACCCTATTATGACGAATTCCACGGCCTTGAGATCGAAGACTTAGCCGAGATTATCCCGACCCTGCCGGGACCGCTTGTCCTTGCCGGTGATTTCAATACGTCTATCCTGGCGCCCGACGTGCAGTATCTCATGCGCAGCCGGGGCCTCAGCACGGTATCGCTGGAGCCGGCGACATGGCCGATCGCTGCAGGCGCCTTCGGCATTCCGATCGATCACGTTTTCAGCAAAGCGCCTCTGCGGCTGAAATCGGTCCGCCGCATCAAGGAGAGTTTCGGTTCAAATCATTTTGGCCTGATGGCGGAATTCGTCGTCGATCCCTGA
- a CDS encoding ABC transporter ATP-binding protein: MILSPILRLFETWIDPFRPRANLQPPRSTLGFIWFYIGQAKMPFIAMLVLGGTSAAIEAALFWFVGRLVDILGSITPGTGWSGLLAAHGGELFGMLALIGIVRFVVAFLIALVDQQVITPGFYNLARWQSYLHVSRQSLSFFQSDFSGRIVTKVWSAGQATGDLVTSLMESAWFVGIYAATTLVLVARLDFSLAAVVLFWLGAFGLLARHFVPRIRHHSRETAEAGSMLNGRMVDSYSNMQTLKLFARDEESDRYMRQGFDIYQDTVLRFTRFITGVRASMALLSGLMIVTMAGLSVDLWLRGLVSSGAVAFSLALVLRLNFLLGRLMTQFNGIMRNLGTIQNAAELISQPLGLVDRADAKNLVIRQPGIRFDNISFRYGKDHQPVVENFSLTIRPGEKVGIVGRSGAGKSTLMNLLLRLYDIQDGRILVDGQDISAVTQETLRMQIGVVSQDTSLLHRSVRDNILFGRPDAGEERLVEAARRAEAIDFIERLQDQQGRRGFDAHVGERGVKLSGGQRQRIAIARVMLKDAPILVLDEATSALDSEVEEAIQSNLHRIMAGKTVLAIAHRLSTIAALDRLIVVDLGRIIEEGSHDELLSRGGLYAELWARQSGGFLAADEDQSSGIDDEFRHQAKMI; encoded by the coding sequence ATGATCTTAAGCCCCATCCTCCGCCTGTTCGAGACCTGGATCGATCCGTTTCGTCCACGCGCCAATCTCCAGCCTCCGCGCTCGACGCTCGGATTCATCTGGTTCTATATCGGCCAGGCGAAGATGCCCTTCATCGCCATGCTCGTTCTCGGCGGCACGTCGGCGGCGATCGAGGCGGCGCTCTTCTGGTTCGTCGGGCGGCTGGTCGATATCCTCGGCAGCATCACGCCCGGCACCGGCTGGAGCGGTCTTCTCGCAGCCCATGGCGGCGAGCTGTTCGGCATGCTCGCTCTCATCGGGATCGTGCGCTTCGTCGTCGCCTTCCTGATCGCGCTTGTCGATCAGCAGGTGATCACACCTGGTTTTTACAATCTAGCACGTTGGCAATCCTATCTCCATGTCTCCAGGCAGTCTTTGTCGTTCTTCCAGAGCGATTTCTCCGGACGCATCGTCACCAAGGTCTGGTCGGCAGGGCAGGCGACCGGCGATCTCGTTACCTCACTGATGGAAAGCGCCTGGTTCGTCGGCATTTATGCCGCGACGACGCTCGTGCTCGTCGCCCGGCTGGACTTTTCCCTTGCCGCCGTCGTGTTGTTCTGGCTTGGCGCCTTCGGCCTGCTTGCACGCCACTTCGTTCCGCGGATCCGCCATCATTCGCGCGAAACGGCGGAGGCCGGATCGATGCTGAACGGCCGGATGGTCGATTCCTACAGCAATATGCAGACGCTGAAGCTGTTTGCCCGTGACGAGGAGAGCGACCGCTATATGCGGCAGGGCTTCGACATCTATCAGGACACGGTGCTGCGCTTCACGCGGTTCATCACCGGCGTCAGGGCCTCAATGGCGCTGCTCTCCGGACTGATGATCGTGACGATGGCGGGGTTGAGCGTCGATCTCTGGCTGCGCGGCCTGGTCAGCTCCGGTGCGGTGGCCTTCTCGCTGGCGCTGGTGCTCCGGCTGAATTTCCTGTTGGGGCGGCTGATGACGCAGTTCAACGGCATCATGCGCAATCTCGGCACCATCCAGAATGCCGCCGAGCTGATCTCCCAGCCGCTGGGGCTCGTCGATCGGGCCGATGCGAAGAACCTGGTGATCCGGCAGCCGGGTATTCGTTTCGACAATATTTCCTTCCGCTACGGCAAAGATCACCAACCGGTCGTCGAAAATTTCTCGCTCACCATCCGCCCGGGCGAAAAGGTCGGGATCGTCGGCCGTTCCGGTGCGGGGAAATCGACGCTGATGAACCTGCTGCTGCGCCTCTACGATATTCAGGACGGCCGCATCCTCGTCGACGGCCAGGATATATCCGCCGTGACACAAGAAACCCTCAGGATGCAGATCGGCGTCGTCAGCCAGGACACGTCGCTGCTGCATCGTTCGGTGCGCGACAATATCCTGTTCGGCCGGCCGGATGCCGGCGAGGAACGGCTGGTCGAGGCGGCCAGGCGCGCCGAAGCCATCGACTTCATCGAGCGCCTGCAGGATCAGCAGGGGCGCAGAGGTTTTGATGCGCATGTCGGCGAACGCGGCGTCAAATTGTCAGGCGGCCAGCGCCAGCGCATCGCCATTGCCCGGGTCATGCTAAAGGACGCCCCGATCCTCGTTCTCGACGAAGCGACGTCGGCGCTCGATTCGGAAGTGGAGGAAGCGATCCAGTCCAATCTTCATCGGATCATGGCGGGCAAGACCGTGCTTGCGATCGCCCATCGGCTGTCGACGATCGCAGCACTCGACCGGCTGATCGTCGTCGATCTCGGCCGGATCATCGAGGAGGGCAGCCACGACGAACTGCTTTCCCGCGGCGGGCTCTATGCCGAACTCTGGGCGCGTCAGTCCGGCGGCTTCCTGGCGGCGGACGAGGATCAGAGCTCAGGGATCGACGACGAATTCCGCCATCAGGCCAAAATGATTTGA
- a CDS encoding CopG family ribbon-helix-helix protein: METKMLDAHIPLPLAERLDALAIDLALPRDEIVAEALAAWLDQEERRRIVALRTIAAANTIVIVEHDRVIDWADSL; this comes from the coding sequence ATGGAAACGAAAATGCTCGATGCGCATATTCCGCTTCCGCTTGCAGAGAGGCTCGACGCCCTGGCCATCGACCTAGCGCTGCCGCGCGACGAGATCGTCGCAGAGGCCCTCGCCGCCTGGCTCGACCAGGAAGAGCGCCGCCGCATCGTGGCGCTGCGCACGATCGCAGCCGCCAACACCATCGTCATCGTTGAACATGACCGCGTGATCGACTGGGCCGACAGCCTTTGA